The window CCTTTGCTCTTGCCTATACAGTAAAACAGGCAgaaatgtgggggtttttttaaggagaacacaaaaggaaaaggcatATAGGAAATTCTGCCGGCCAATTTTCGAATTTAGGTGAAAGATTATTTAAATGTCACGTTTCATGGAGGAGCCATGCCGAGCTGGTGCTGCTTCTCAGCTCCCTGGGTACCATCCTCTGTGCCTGCGGCTCCCTCGTGTGGTGCATCCCCGTCCATCTGGGCATCAGCACGGCGGATCTTCACCCTGCCATCAGTGACTGTGAACCTCTCACTGTGCTCATCGTTCCCAGTCCCTTTGCTGTCCCAAAGCACACCATCTGCCCCGCAAAAAGCAGtaagtttcttctttttctttatttcatttgatagacattatatatatgtatatacacacagtACAATACTTTTCTTTTGTGATAGAGAATAAATGAAAGTTTTCATTGCTGGTTGTTTGTTAAGTCAACAGATTCCagttaataatgaaaaaatttaaatgtttaatatcAAAAGCAACTTCAAGTATCTTCTATACTTTTTAGTATTCAGTATATAGGAAGGTGGTTTGGGGCGTTTGTTTTTATAtcaaaaaaagtatttgaatAGACTATTTTTACCCTCATACTTTAGAGTACTATTCATATCAGGCATGGAGTTTAAAATTATGTATCTCATGGTCCCAACTAGCTCTTCCCAAGAACCATAGGTCACTTATACAATCAGGCATATGTTTCAAAACAGGGTTGAATCATCAGCAAAGTCAAGGTGCAATAACCATGTTTAGAAATGCACTATTTCATTCTCCTAAAACAGATTAAGCTGCAGTCCTTGATGTGAAGCAATATACAACACCACTGTTTGCAAAACAATACCTGACTTAGGCATAAATAGTACTTCAGTTCCCCGAGCTATTTATCCCTTAAATTTCtgtataaaaataattcaactTAGGCATATATTGCACTAATTTTATCATACTGGATAGCTCTCACCCTGCattatgttttctttgctgaacTAGGATTACACTAGGGTTTtaatttccatggaaaacctggGAATAGGGCAACAGACACACATATGGTGTGCAATAAATGGTTATCtataatagtaatagtaatcTCAGAGGCATTCACAAAGGAAACTACACATTAGACTTGGAGATCATTTTCTCCAGTAGATTCATCATTCTCTCCTGTAACTGTAAGCTCTGAACTTGAATGATGTTCTGCTGATCCAGGATCCTGCGCACTTCTCTACAGGTTTCTTCCATAGCTCTACTCAACTTCTTTTGTTCTTCCAACATGGCTTCCATTAATTTTAGCTTCTTCTTTTGGAAACTgcagttttgcatttttcttttcttaactGGTCTTTCTTCAGCTCTGAAATGTGAATATTTGTTAGAAATTAGAGCcatatttataaaatgaaagaaCCCAAAATTCGATAGCGTATTCTTGGCCAAGCTACAACCTAGTCATATTTTTAAACCCCTGTGTTCTCCAATAAATTCCCTCTCAAGTTTGTGCCAAAACATAAGTATTTAATGCATTATTGCATAGTGTTAcagattgtttaaaaaaaaaaaaagagagagagagagaaaaagagattttacaTCTCAATGTTTTTAATAAGAAATTTCCCTGGAGAATAccaggctttattttttttttaattgtgacaTGTCTTGCACATTGAATTTATACACTGTACTGGGAGAGACATTTGGCTTCTGTGGCCATTGAAACTCCAATTTTAAAGCTGCAATAACCATCCCAATCCAGAGAAAGTGCTGCATGGTTACACATGGTACTATCTCACAGCATTGTATCTGGTCCCACTCCAGAATATGAGTCTCAGAATTTGCCTTTGTGCCAAGACACAGCAGTGGCAATgaccactctttttttttatattccaCCACAAAACATTACAAACAACATAAAAGcctgaaaagacagaaaaatacctGGGGGTTCTGGTTGACAGTGGCTGACCatgagccaggtgtgcccaggtggccaagaaggccaatggcacctggcctggacCAGCCAtagcatggccagcaggaccagggcagtgactgtcacccagtacttggcactggtgaggccacacctccaGTCCTGTGTCCATTTTTGGGCCCCTCACGACAAGAAAAACATTGAGGGGcttgagtgtgtccagagaagggcaatggacATCTTCATGTGAAATATGCAGAGCTGCCATGTGGAATTTGGGGAACATTTTAAGAATTTCCTCTACGCTTTATCATGCTGGGTTTCTGTTTTGGAAGATATAAACATGGCAATAAAGACAGTGCTCTCAAGGTGTAAAGGTCACAGGGCTGCTCTAGCTTGGGGTGACAGAGCCACACAGTCAAAACCAGCCCATGTGGCATACAAGtgagggcacacacacagatcTGTGTCTCTTAACCTGCAGCCTAAGAAGGAACCACACTAAACtgtgaaagaggaagaaaggcaAATATCTAAGTGTACACATCTGAGAAACCTCCAGTTAGAGCTGGATAACTCCTTTCCTAACTTTAAGTGAGAGACCATGTCTTCATTTACACTTTTTGTAACTCCAGACCGGAGTCCCCGACATCAAAGATATCTGATGATGTGTCTTGAAGTCCCTTGACACAAACAGCAATCTCAGTCGTGTTCTGCCAAATGCAGTATCCTTTCTAGGTGAAAAGCAATAATGAGATAGTACAGCTGTGACTAGAATGCCATGTCAACATGCTGCAGATTTTAAGACATCCTTGAAGAAGCACAACTTGAACTCTTGAGAAATGTGGTTTTATTAATGTGAAGAAGGGTAGTGGGGGTGAGGTCACTCAGCTGTGACAGATTTGTATCACAATTTGATTCATGTTCTTATCCTACTTGACAGGCTTTGTGCAGCAGCCACTGTGACATTCAGATCTGTCAGCAGGAGAGATAAACAATCCTTAGCACCTGAAAGGCTTAATGCAAATATAAGAAAAAGACACAAGCCCCTTGACATTTAAGAGTGCAGTGACCCAAAAAGGGTGAGATACTATCTGCTTTGGAAGGTATACAATAAACTCAGCTTTGCAGGTTCTATATAGCATATTTGATTTGGGGCATCAGATAAatgtgaataaaataaatacattctgCTCTGCTCAAACTGTGGTTCTGCTCAAACTGTGGGTCAAGGTTGCTGCTGATCACTGAAATTATCAGTCTCACAACCCTGTGAGAATGGGTCTTGGCCAACACTAAATTCTGTTTGTCTTCCTTAACTCTAAGAGCCAGAATTACTTTAATGAGGTTCTCAAAGAGGTCAAGCAAGTGGAAAAGATCTACAGCAGTCAAAGGACAGCACTGAATCTGTTATTCCAAGGTTCCCATCACTGTAGTCACATTCACAAAGAATGCTTACTTTCTGGTAGGGAAAAACTTTCTGAAATGGTGATATTATTTTAGCCAAAGCCACCTTTTGAATTTAAACTTGTCTTCACAGAGGATTTAAATGTTGGAAACTTGATGAATCTCTGTTCTCTTCACCATACAGTGTTAGAAAGTAGCTGTGGTAAAACCTCTTGTCTTAAAATCAGTACGAACTCACTCCACAAGAGGGCTTGTGTGTTGTCAACATAAGCACTGGTGAGAATGGTCCTTAATAAGGAACGAGAGAGAAAATGTGAGCTTGTCAATGGTACTGAGATGCACTGAGCATTGTGTGTCTTTCTTGGTAACAGTAGCCACCATTTGGATTTCAATTTCATCTGAgacaagaacaacaacaacaacaaaaaaacataaaaaaccaaGATGCAATGATTTAGACTGAAAGTTCTAAAATAAGCcttatttttaagagaaaacaaTCTCTGAAGTGTTTTTCTAGAGTCTGTAAAGGATTTTACCTGGTTTTCAGTTAAATCCATCAAAGAACTGTAAGACATGAAACCATACATCCAAGACAGTAAGTGCCTTGCACAGCTCTAGAGAGAAAGGAGCAGCAAATTTTTACTATGTCAGCAGTATCTGCAGTCTGCTAATAACTAAAAAATACTCACTAGTATGAAGAGTGCTAGCTCAGAACTGTGTTTTAGCACAGAGAAGTGCTCCCAAAAGCAATGACCCAGGGATTCTTCAAGGTCTCCTGAGTACTCCCTACATTTGTGTACAATAACAAACACAACTTGGTAATCAgccttcattaaaaaaaaaaaaaaaaacttatttcagaaattttcaGAAAGCCCAAGCGTTGGTGATGGTCCCaatctccttttctctccaCTGACTGATACTAAAAGGGTTCTATGGTCACTCACAAGTTCACAGTAAGGAATTGGCACTTAGAATCCTCTCCTCTACAGAATTGCTTCTGAAAGGGCGCTCTTGAGAAGGGCCCTACAAAAGAAGGCTCTAAAGAATCTAATTTACAAGCAAAGAGCACTTGCAACATGAAACAATGGAAAATGTCCACTGATGCCCATCCAGTGATGAGTTACTTGAATTCTGAAGTGTTTCCTCAGATTCTGAGCCACCTTTCTTGAGAAGTTCTAGGTGTCCTGGGCAGCATATCAGAGACCCTTCTCTGTCAGTAATTTTTTATAACAAATTCAAGAGACAAGCAGGAATATGGGTTCAGCACCAAGTAAGCCAAGCAGCTCCAGTATCCTCAAACAGTTCCAGCTAGGAGCATGTCTCCTTTGCCAGTGTATGGGCACAAGAATAAGGATCTACTGATGATGGCTGTGGCATCAATCAGTTCCTGTTGCCTGTTCTCCATGGTGTGTTCCTGTGCAGCCAGCACCTCTGAGACAACAGGGGTGCAGCAGATCCTGACAGCATCCACAAGCTGCTGAAGGAACACCTCCCTCTTTGCCAAGCCTAGTCTCTGAAGGTAGATTTTGAAGGAAATGTCAGGAAAGAAGGGTCTGGGCAAGTAAGGACCTCAAGTACAATCTGGCTGTACTCTTCTGCTGGGCTTCCAGTGCCTACAGCAGAGTATACAAGAGATTGGCATTGGTATTCCTCTGACCACATGAACCAAGTGTGGAAGGGCTCTGGCACTGAGACCATATTCCAAACAGAGCCTCACAAAGTATTTCCCTGCTATGCTGTAAAACAGGCAGGGTTCCAAGGAAGCAAACCTTCCttggaaagaagaagaaacctttcaaagcaaaaagaaattgttcCATCTCACCTAGGAGACTGAGCAGAAATGACTGCGTGTAATGGACATGAGGGGGAACAAAGCAAAACCTCCAGAAACAATCAGGCAACGTATTAGGCAAGTCTCAAGTGCATTTGCTGTCTGCCTACCTAATACCAATTTAATTCATTGTTCAATTAAAATTTCCTTGATTGATTGCTTACACTTATCCAATACAGCTTGTTTCAGGGACATGTGTGAATAATTAATGAAGCAGGAGTTGAATACAAAGAGTTCTCTCTTTATCAAAATGTATTATCTTCACAAAACCTTAACAACAATTCCTCATTTCTGACTTCTTCATGGCAAACAGGTCTGCAGTACCATCAGTTCTTGGAATTTATGGCTTTTAACACCTAAAACCTGTTTCTcactggtttggggtttttagctCCATATAAATCTGAGCAGACCTCCATAATCCATGTCTTTAGTAAAAGAATTAACAATTTTCTGGATATAATCAATATTAGTATTAGAGATTATATAAAGATATTCAGAGCATAAGGACAGAGGATGAGGCAATGTGGATCTTCTGGTAAACTAGGCTCATTCAATCATTCAAATGCATTCAGGTTTTAATGAGACTCATCCTTGAAgtaaagcacagaaaagaacCACAAATGGCTTGGAGCCTGGGCAAAGCACCTTGCTAGGATAACAAGTCTGCATAATGAGTTAAGATGCACTACATAATGCATATAGCCTAAAGCTCAGACTTCTTTGTAAATGATGCCCATTCAAATTTAAATAGCCGTAGCATAATTTTAGAAATAGTAAAGTCTTTGCCAAATATGTTGTTTCCCAAATTAGCATCATCACCAAGTTTTATTGCACTTCTTTTAATCCATATCTTGGCTAGTTAatgttattaattattattattaatatataatatataattgtTATTATGAATTAGGCAattcttactttttcttcccATGTAAAACTTCTGCAGCAAATTAATTcatctacatttaaaaattaaaaaataccagaCAGTACAATCATGGCACACAACCACCttgccagaaagaaaaaaatagtgaaaGGTTCTCCAATATACTGAAAAGAAAGGTAAGCAGAAATAACATCTGAAAGTTTCATTCACTAAATTTACATTAGAAACAAGGGACTGGTTTAAGCAAGGGTTTGCTTATCACTAGAAAGAAGTGAAGAGTGAATTCTCCATCTTCTGAGTTTATCAGGTCTAGACCAGACATTTAGTATTTCCCAGAGTGGAACAAATCAAAGAAACAAAGTGGAGGACAGCAGAGACAGGAGGCTCCTGAGTGCAGAAGTGCCCTGCTGAGGGAAGAACCCTCTCCACAACATTTCTGAACTCCACATCAGAATGACCAAATTCAAATGGTATCTAACAAGAAGTCAGACTAAATGGCACAGTGGTTTTATTATGGTCTTTTAATCTATGAAAGTAACTCTTTCACATTTTCAGTACAATAGAAATGGCAGAACACATGAAGTCTGAACTACATTCACAGCCTGTATAAATATGTTCTGTCATTATTTTACTATGAAAACAAAGACCATAAATTAATCCACAGGGTGAAAAAACACTGTTTTCAATTAGATAAAAAGTCATTTATAGTGGCGTCAGGAATTtggattttaaaagtttaagcTGCAGTACAAGACTCCATCACATTGCATTCTATTTTATGACCATAATAGAATAATTCTATTACTGTCAGATGTTTTGTACTGTATAACAGTGTCAGAGCAGTGTTAGAACAATACTAAACAATTACAGGCACCCCTTTAAAGGGATTCCAAATGTTTTCCTCATCTACACACTTGAAACAAAAATTCAAGTTAATTTTATCTCACATTAATTGTATTATCACTAACCAGCAAAATTTAGGTTTTGTAAGAAGATCCTGAACACAAAGTTTTTCAAACAGAATGCAAGGAAAACCAGTTTCAACTATTTTTAGCTTGACAATATGTATGTACTGATTGAAGTATAAAACTTGACATTTTTTGCTATCATGAAAGCAAAACATtcaattgaatttttttttaaagtataattTATATAGCCAAGTAGACTCCTGCTATGTTCAAAGATActgtggaaaacacaaagcTGGCAGTCTAAAGCTATGTTGGAGAGTTTAAAGGAATAACAGAAAAGTTTTCAGAAGTTTAAAAGTTATTTAGAAAGAACTACTGTTTGAAAGTTTTCTTCCCTGTCAACTGTTGCCATAACATTAGGATTTTtattactgaagaaaaaatcCTGTAATGTAAGTTGTAAAATATACAGCTGCAAAAcacatctgtattttcatatagACATGAGTGTGTGTTTTTCAAAATAGGGAAATTGAGGACCTAAAACATTCTTTTGATTTCAATTCCCAGAAttgtcttttgttctttttttgaaTCTGTTGGATCAATTGTCTGCTGTTCAGAGGCAAAGGCATTGATAAAAAAGCCAAGACAGACCAAAAATTTTTATGCtaattcttttctctcttgttGGCTATTTCAAAGTGTTTTTCAAATACAGGATGAGACACTAATTGCTCAAGCTATAAATTGCTTCCTCAGTCCATAATGTTCCATTAGTTAAATAATTAACTTCCTTGTCTAACATGGCAGCTCTAAGTGATTTTAACCCATGTGGTATCACTAGCAAGCAATGTATTTTCTCTGGCCAAGAAAGGGTTCCCTACTCAGCTCTCATTCATCTGCCTAAATTAAACAGGTCAAAGCTGGAGAAGCTTTTCAAACCCCCTAGGACTACTGGAATAACactttttctccttccagaCACATGCCCCATTATCACAAGTGGTTTCTAATTTTTAATCCAATCACGATGCTCACCTGGAATATTACACTGATCTCTCATGTGGCATCTACTGCTCaacttctccttttcttttaaaacagggGAACTGTGTTTCAACTTGTCACTGTGTAACTATCTTGCTGTTAAGTAATATGCACAATATTCTATTGCACAAAATTCTTTCATGGTGGAGACTGTGAGACCATGGCTGAACTCCTAAAAGTTATGGAGGTCCTGGTATCCtgagagctgccctgcccttccctgcagctcccagacccTCCTGAGCCATCCAGAACAGCCACTCctagcaggcagcagcagcattgcagGGGCTGAGTGGCACTGCCTGCCCCAGACTTGCAGCCAGCTGAGAGCCAGCCTGTGCCACTTGGGGCTAGATTTAAATGAGAAGCAGTTTCTAAATTTAGCCaagtaaagttaaaatactttttagtAGAACAGGTTAGGGTATTTCCTTgaataaaattacaaataaataaacaaaccagaACCTGAAGCTGGATAAAATGCATCATAGCCTAAATTTTCCAGAGCTTATAATTTAGTGACTGATTTAAGTCCATTTTGGCTGTAAATGAAAGCACCTACATGAGGTGAGAGTCCGCCTGCAAACTGTGGGCACAACAGATGTGGGGTTGGGGTTGATTAACTTGATCTCTGTGAGGAATGTCTGTGTTCTATAGTGAAGCCTGGAGTGGTGACCTCTGTCCTCTCTTATGGTACAAAATCTGTGTTGTCCTGGAGCTCTCCCTAAGCTGAAAAATCCTAACAtccaatatttttaaaaagcctgaTGTTATCAAGTAGTCAACTGAATAAACTCCACAATGTTTGTGGAAATGTGACCTtctaattaaatattaaataatgttATTGTAAATCCAATTGGGAATAAAGTTATTGCATCTGAAATGTGACTGTGGAGTTTGCAAATCCTAAAGTCAAGCAAGTTTTTGTATCAGGAATATCAACTACTTACAATGGACTAGGATGAAAAAAATTGTTGCTTGTGAACAAAAAAGTTGCTATAGTTCAAAAGTTACGCACCCTAGTAAATATTTGttgccaaaaaaataaataaaatgttttttaaatgatcAGTTATTCAAGAAATATCTACTTGAATGATTGAATGAATTTAACTTAGTTTTATTCATCCAAGAGTAGGTCTGGAAACAATAATTCCAACTTGCTCAGTTGGTTGTTCTTCCAGCTCAGCCTCTTTACAGTTGCATGACTGACAGGTAATTTTATTGTTACAGTTAAAGCCTCACAGAGTCATGATAAGGATCTCTAGGATCAACTTTTTTCCTGCCAGAAAACTGTAATCAGCTCTTATTTCACACCACTCTGGATGAAAAATTAGACCAGTAAAGTCTGAAATTTGTATCAAGAGTACAGCCCTGCCTTTTGTTAAAATGCTGCCTTCCAGGGAACTCCAATcatatccaaaaaaaaaaaaaaaggaatcacaTGTTTGCATCTCAAACTAGgatttactttgaaaaaaatcacattctcAATTGTATTTAAAATGATGCCATGTACTTTCAAACTGCATGAGCAGCTTTTTAGTgtccacagaaatattttttttgcatcttttcaCCGTTTTAATAATAACTGAAGCCAGAGAAATTTCATAGTCATATCAAAAGCAGAACTAGAGCAAGCCAAAAATCATCTAAGCAGTATGTTATATCTCTGATTGCACCGCAGGACTCTCTTGAACATGCCTGTACTCATTTTATGAACACTCTCCCTGATGTGAGCCGTGACATGCATGCTGAGTTTTGGCAATAATATACAACTTTTTGCCCAGTTCTCCTACTCCCTCCCAGTCTTTCATAAAGGAATAAAGCAAATGCCCTAATTCAGCAAAGTGACTGAGATTGGGGAACAGATCCCATTTgtgatttacagaaaaaattCAAGAGCTGCTAGAGAAAAATGTGGGAGGGTGTTCCCTTTACACAGCAAATTCGGTTCATTCTGCAAAATCctaaaaagaggggaaaatagATGCTACCTCAGCTTGTAAGAAAGCAAGCTTGATGAGCTCTCTGAATGTTCATCTTCAAAGCattcttcccttccttcatATGTAAACTGGTTATATGGCAAGTACAGAGGTGTAGACTTGGCTGATGGAGACTGCGAGGCCTCTGTCTGTGATGTAGAAGGACCTGGCTGCTGATTTTCATGCATTTTCACATCGCTGTGGTCTGTCACTTTGGATAAGATCCTATCAATGGTTTTGTAGTAAGGCCAGTCAGGTGCCACAGTTTCACTGTCAGTCatacattttaatttcctgtaAGAAAAGGCACACAACATTAAAGCTTGTTTTCCTACAAAAGTACTTTTCATACAGATCTATCTCATAACATTTGTTCTGGTCACATTTAGGAGTCAAACTGAATgcttttaatgagaaaaaaattagacacttttcttctttaactTCCAGTGAAGCCTTTCATGTTCTTTTCCTAGGTTTGACCTGTTATAAAACATTGCATGTAAACCCCAAAAGAAATTCAATACAGATAAAGAACATTACAACTTCTAACAAAAACAGGATTGTGTTGGTGGCTGAATAATTTTCTTCCCCTTATAGAATACCCAACTAACCAACCTGACAGCAGTCCCTGGCAACTGGACTAAGCAACCCACCACAGCCTTTACTGAactgagggcagccctgcactTTCATGCTTTGaagaattaatatttattttctacaaTGAATACAAGTGGCTATAAATATAATGCATATCCTTTTTCTAATATGGCTTAAAAGCCCTGAAATGCCTTGGTAAATATCCTTATAACAACCATGAGATGCAGAGGTCTGTTCATTTGTTACAGAATAAAGATCAGGGTAGGGAGAAGTACAGAGTTTCATtaatttaccaaaaaaaaaaaaaaaaacccacccaaaaaaacccctaaaacagTTAATAATGCATTAGAAACAGCATGCACAAAATCATTACATTACAGTGGACTATCAACCATGACCCTTTCACATGTATCTTATGAGATTTATTATTCAGTCCTCAGACAAGTTCACTGCTATCCCAGTAGTTACCCagtgttattttattttcttttactgagaAATATAAAACTGAGGTATATAGATGTAGCATACATCTCAAAGAAATTCCACAGCCCAACTAGAGTCCcaaactttcttttcatttgcctCTCCCAGTTTGGATCTTGTTACTCTAAATCAAAATGCAGGAAGGGAACACAACAGGAAAGGCAAGACCGATGACAAATGCCCCATTTTCATAAACCAGATTTCATTCAAATTAACAAAAAGCTGAACCAAATCTGATTCTCACAGCTAGAGGTTtgcatttgcagaaaaaaaaaatcccaaaaaacacTACTCCTGGACACCTGGcccacccctttttttttgaagcctttcaggtttttccttctcagaaTCCATCTTCCCACACCAGTCTTGCAAGGGGTAGAATTAAATAACATGTAAACATGAAAACAATGGTGCCAAACTTAAAAGTGAGAACTTGAagttcttccttttaaaatgctgtCAGCCTCGAGTAAGGGGAAATCCACTAGTGAGAAAAGAAGGCAGTAAGATTTGCTTAGATTTTAAAGCCATTTAAGGATTCTTTTCTCCTTGTCCTTGCAATGTCTGATGAGCTTTTCCAGCTATTTAGAAATGCACATCATAGTCCTGCAAAGCAGAGCCTCACAGCCATCCATACTTTTATGCCCTCTATGcattcaaaattttaatttcatacaTATTTCACAACCTACTGCTGCGATTTCATAGTCAGAGAATATTGAGCACAGCCTACAAATACATGCATACCCatgcagcacagacagaaaatAGCTAAACACAGGCCTGACAACAACCATCAATTAATATTGATTATTTTTAGTTCAATTGTTGAGGCTATTTGCATGAAAAACAGATCAATTATGCCACTACAAGCTCATAGCCAAGCCTACATGCCATATTTGTTTGCCTGTATTGAAACTCTCAATGTGTTCAAGCTATGAGGCTTACAACTGAATTGCAATTATGGAGTGCATTCACTGTGGTCAGACATCCCCAGGGGAGAGGTGGCAAAAGCCAGGGGTGACCACATCTCAGCCAGGCCACTGCCAagtccagcagctgcactgagaCTTCGTGGGACACGGTTTGAGCCCTTAGGACTGCAAAGCATTGTGTCAAAAAGGGCAGGACAAGCTCGGAGCTGAcactctgctggctgctctgggagcaggctTGTACTCAGCCCAATTTCACCCAGGTCcccaccagcagagctgctgctctgccaggccaTCCCCTCCTGTTCCAGCATTTGGCCATCCCAGAGGAGGACTTTGCATTTGTCCTTGTTGAGTTGGATGGGGTCCCTGTCATTCCTCGACCTGCCCAGGTCCCTCTGAGTGTCAGTCCTGCCCTCACAGGTGCAGACTGCAGCCCCAGTTTGGCATCATCTGCAAACCAGTGAACTCCACCTTCACCTTTGGATTGTTGATTTTAAACAGGGCAAGTCCCAGTACAAAACACCTGCAGTCCTCCACTGGGAATGAGTCTCCAGGCAGAACACAAACCAGAGATCCAGATAGTTTTCCAGCCAGCTGGTAGTCCTTCCCATGCAGTGTAACATCCCAGGATGTTACAAGGATGTTCTTGGGGACTGTGTCAAAAGGGTTTGTACTGTGAGCTAGACAATACTTTGCTCTACCCTCATGCACAGATCTagtcttttaaaaaagaaagcaagcaggTCAGTCAGGTGTGATTCAGTGCTGGTAAATCCTTTCTGGCTATTCCCAGTCACCACCTTCTCCTTTCCGTGGCTGGAAATTGCTTCCAAAGTCTCTCTTGCTCAATGATCTCCTAAGGAGTTGAAAGGAAGAACTCTTAATTCCTGTTCCTGCCTTTCTGAAGATTCAACAGCCTTTTTCTGGTCCCTAGAGACCTCCCTCAATCTTCACAAAGTCTCAGAGATGGTTCCTGACTCAGTCCTTTCCTACTGCTGGTATTTCTGATAACTCTGCCGCAGGCACACCCGACTGGGACATGTGGGCAGTGAAGGCAGAAATACAGACACCAACTCCCCCCAGCCTCATTGGCTGCATCTGCTTCCATTAAATCACCCTGTGGTGATTTTGGGGGCAACCCAGGTCTaactacaggctgggggatgaagaGACTGAGGGCAGTCCCACAGGGAAGGAGGTGGGGGTGCAGGTcagtgagaggctggacatggcAATGTGCTTGTAGCCCACACAGCCAACCAttctcctgggctgcagcaaaagcagcgtggccagcaggctgagggaggggattctgcccctctgctctcctgagaccccacctggaagGCTACAAAAAtactcagagcagctctgccacagagacaggctgagggagacaggattgttcagcctggagaagagaaggctctgggaggAACTTATTGTAGATTCAGACTAgacataaggaagaaattttaatGAGAGTGGTGAGCCACTGAAACAGGGTGTCCcaggaagctgtggatgctgcaTCCTGGCAGGgttcaaggccagtttggatggggctttgagcaatctggtttggtgaaggtgtccctgcccatg is drawn from Haemorhous mexicanus isolate bHaeMex1 chromosome 4, bHaeMex1.pri, whole genome shotgun sequence and contains these coding sequences:
- the MSANTD1 gene encoding myb/SANT-like DNA-binding domain-containing protein 1, whose translation is MAAAEIPSYIVSSQTEKHRRARNWTDAEMRGLMLVWEEFFDELKQTKRNAKVYEKMANKLFEMTGEIRHGEEIKIKITNMTFQYRKLKCMTDSETVAPDWPYYKTIDRILSKVTDHSDVKMHENQQPGPSTSQTEASQSPSAKSTPLYLPYNQFTYEGREECFEDEHSESSSSLLSYKLRAEERPVKKRKMQNCSFQKKKLKLMEAMLEEQKKLSRAMEETCREVRRILDQQNIIQVQSLQLQERMMNLLEKMISKSNV